A region from the Brienomyrus brachyistius isolate T26 unplaced genomic scaffold, BBRACH_0.4 scaffold57, whole genome shotgun sequence genome encodes:
- the LOC125724504 gene encoding LOW QUALITY PROTEIN: zinc finger E-box-binding homeobox 2-like (The sequence of the model RefSeq protein was modified relative to this genomic sequence to represent the inferred CDS: deleted 4 bases in 3 codons), which yields MKQQQIMADGPRCKRRKQANPRRKNVLNYENVVETGSETDEDDRPLVSEEDGLLNGDGSPAGLAPPDASPAPAKEDDDDNDGRDGGAEHAWHNGDLLRASLNGTDEMKDEFDTMGPEAMLHAIGNGAVKGIDCSPEFEDFFGKQKLHEAENHMGSIAEYLHRADTAVIYPEAPEELCRLGTPEVTGPEENDLPPGTPDAFAQLLTCPYCDRGYKRLTSLKEHIKYRHEKNEESFSCPLCSYTFAYRTQLERHMATHKPARDQHQLLNPGAGNRKFKCTECGKAFKYKHHLKEHLRIHSGEKPYECPNCKKRFSHSGSYSSHISSKKCIGLIAVNGRVRGGSGVKPGSSPTSASSSPTNSAITQLRHKLENGKPLGLPDPAAHMNIKTEPLDFNDYKLMLASHGFGGPGPFLNGGMGNGSPLGLHASAQSPMQHLGMGIDSQLLGYPSIGNNMSEVQKVLQIVDNTVCRQKMDCKPEEISKLKAYMKELGVQVEEQKQGLSSAAGQQVGLPVVSHNGATKSIIDYTLEKVNEAKACLQSLTTDSKRQISNIKKEKLNHMAELGTEDRMHENNTVFTSFSCQYCKETFPGPIPLHQHERYLCKMNEEIKAVLQPNENLAPSKPGTFVEKHAMLLSSMLSDKGVTSPIHPYKDHMSVLKAYFAMNMEPNSEELLKISIAVGLPQEFVKEWFEQRKVYQYSNSRTPPLERNSGEVVLAATNHTPAKDPMAARSPVSLVKPAERITSPAIAELHNSINSCDTPLRLSKTAQFAGGKPSGEKLDHSRSNTPSPLNLSSTSSKNSHSSSYTPNSFTSEDLQAEPLDLSLPKLMKEPKGVVTARSRLKLASVSNDHHRLPTPREHLDEPLNLVYLKKEFSGSNNSSLDKSTSPLFSINPFSAKPLYTSLPPQSAFPPATFMPPMQASIPGLRPYPGLDQMSFLPHMAYTYAAGAATFAEMQQRRKYQRKPGFQGELLDGTADYMSGLDDMTDSDSCLSRKKIKKTESGMYACDLCDKTFQKSSSLLRHKYEHTGKRPHQCQICKKAFKHKHHLIEHSRLHSGEKPYQCDKCGKRFSHSGSYSQHMNHRYSYCKREAEEREAAEREAREKGHLEATELLMNRAYLQGMAPQGYPDLEERGAILRDGVEGVMRERQEQVEGTYAKRGGRDDEEEFEEEESENKSVDTDRDTLRSEEENGDHSMDDSSVDGKTETKSDHEDNMEDGM from the exons TGCTGAATTACGAGAATGTGGTGGAGACAGGCTCGGAGACGGACGAGGACGACAGGCCACTTGTCTCTGAGGAGGACGGCCTGCTCAACGGTGACGGGAGCCCAGCAGGCCTGGCCCCCCCG GACGCCTCGCCGGCGCCCGCCAAGGAGGACGACGATGACAACGACGGAAGAGATGGAGGGGCGGAGCATGCGTGGCATAATGGCGACCTGCTGAGAGCATCGCTCAACGGAACTG ATGAAATGAAGGACGAGTTTGACACTATGGGACCGGAGGCCATGCTCCACGCGATCGGAAACGGTGCAG TGAAGGGCATCGACTGCAGCCCGGAGTTTGAGGACTTCTTCGGCAAGCAGAAGCTGCACGAGGCCGAGAATCACATGGGCAGCATCGCCGAGTACCTGCACCGCGCCGAC ACCGCCGTCATCTACCCCGAGGCCCCCGAGGAGCTGTGCCGCCTGGGCACGCCCGAGGTCACCGGGCCCGAGGAGAATG ACCTGCCACCTGGAACCCCAGATGCA TTTGCCCAGCTGCTGACGTGCCCGTACTGTGACCGCGGATACAAGCGGCTGACGTCACTGAAGGAGCACATCAAGTACCGGCACGAGAAGAATGAGGAGAGTTTCTCCTGCCCCCTGTGTAGTTACACGTTCGCCTACCGCACCCAGCTGGAGCGGCACATGGCTACACACAAACCTGCCCGTGACCAG CACCAACTGCTGAACCCCGGAGCTGGCAACCGCAAGTTCAAATGCACAGAATGCGGCAAGGCCTTCAAATACAAACACCATCTGAAGGAGCACCTGCGGATCCACAGCG GCGAGAAGCCATACGAGTGCCCCAACTGCAAGAAGCGCTTCTCCCACTCCGGCTCCTATAGCTCCCACATCAGCAGCAAGAAGTGCATCGGGCTCATCGCCGTCAACGGGCGCGTGCGTGGCGGCAGCGGCGTCAAGCCGGGCTCCTCCCCTACGTCGGCGTCTTCCTCGCCCACCAACTCGGCCATCACGCAGCTGCGGCACAAGCTGGAAAACGGCAAGCCGCTGGGACTCCCTGATCCGGCGGCCCACATGAACATCAAGACCGAGCCGCTCGACTTCAATGACTACAAGCTGATGCTGGCCTCCCACGGCTTTGGCGGCCCAGGCCCCTTTCTCAATGGCGGGATGGGCAACGGGAGCCCTTTGGGCCTCCACGCCTCAGCTCAGAGCCCCATGCAGCACTTGGGAATGGGGATAGACTCACAACTGCTTGGCTATCCTTCCATCGGGAACAACATGAGCGAGGTGCAGAAGGTCCTCCAGATTGTAGACAACACTGTGTGCAGGCAAAAGATGGACTGTAAGCCAGAGGAGATCTCCAAGCTGAAGGCCTACATGAAGGAGCTTGGCGTTCAAGTCGAGGAGCAGAAGCAGGGTTTGTCGTCCGCGGCGGGCCAACAGGTCGGTCTCCCTGTCGTTAGCCACAATGGCGCCACTAAAAGTATCATCGACTACACGCTAGAAAAGGTGAATGAAGCCAAAGCTTGCCTACAGAGCTTGACCACGGACTCAAAGAGACAAATTAGCAATATCAAAAAGGAGAAGTTGAATCACATGGCAGAGTTAGGTACCGAGGACAGGATGCATGAGAACAACACCGTGTTCACATCTTTCTCCTGCCAGTACTGCAAGGAAACCTTCCCCGGGCCGATTCCCTTGCACCAACACGAGAGATACCTGTGCAAAATGAACGAGGAAATCAAAGCGGTCCTACAGCCTAACGAAAACCTCGCACCCAGCAAGCCTGGCACATTTGTGGAGAAGCATGCCATGCTGCTGTCCTCCATGCTTTCTGATAAGGGTGTGACGAGCCCCATCCACCCCTACAAGGACCACATGTCTGTGCTCAAAGCATACTTCGCCATGAACATGGAGCCCAACTCGGAGGAGCTGCTCAAGATCTCCATAGCGGTGGGCCTCCCTCAGGAATTCGTGAAGGAATGGTTCGAGCAGCGGAAAGTCTACCAGTACAGCAACTCCAGAACCCCACCACTGGAGCGGAACAGTGGGGAGGTGGTGCTGGCTGCCACCAACCACACCCCTGCCAAAGACCCAATGGCGGCTCGGTCCCCGGTGTCCCTGGTGAAGCCGGCCGAGCGTATCACGTCTCCCGCCATAGCTGAGCTCCACAATAGCATCAACAGCTGCGATACCCCCCTCAGGCTTTCGAAAACCGCCCAGTTTGCTGGTGGCAAGCCATCGGGCGAGAAATTGGACCACTCAAGGAGCAACACTCCTTCGCCGCTAAACCTCTCTTCCACGTCTTCAAAAAACTCCCACAGCAGCTCGTACACTCCAAACAGCTTCACCTCTGAGGACCTTCAGGCTGAGCCATTGGACCTGTCCTTGCCAAAACTGATGAAGGAACCTAAAGGCGTGGTGACGGCAAGGAGCCGGCTGAAACTCGCCAGTGTCAGCAATGACCACCACCGCCTTCCCACCCCACGTGAGCACTTGGACGAGCCTTTGAACTTAGTGTATCTCAAGAAGGAATTTTCCGGCTCCAACAATAGCAGTCTCGACAAAAGCACTAGCCCCTTGTTCAGCATCAACCCCTTCAGTGCCAAGCCGCTGTATACGTCGCTGCCCCCGCAGAGTGCATTTCCCCCGGCCACTTTCATGCCCCCGATGCAGGCCAGCATCCCGGGCCTGAGGCCGTACCCGGGGCTGGATCAGATGAGCTTCCTGCCGCATATGGCCTACACATATGCGGCCGGCGCCGCGACGTTTGCCGAAATGCAGCAAAGGAGGAAATACCAACGGAAACCCGGTTTCCAG GGGGAGCTGCTGGACGGCACAGCAGATTATATGTCAGGCCTGGATGACATGACAGACTCTGACTCCTGTCTGTCCCGGAAGAAGATTAAGAAGACAGAAAGTGGTATGTACGCGTGTGACTTGTGCGACAAAACATTCCAGAAGAGCAGTTCCCTCCTAAGACACAAATATGagcacacag GTAAACGGCCCCACCAGTGCCAGATCTGCAAGAAGGCCTTCAAGCACAAGCACCACCTGATCGAGCACTCACGGCTGCACTCGGGCGAGAAGCCCTACCAGTGCGACAAGTGCGGCAAGCGCTTCTCGCACTCGGGCTCCTACTCGCAGCACATGAACCACCGTTACTCCTACTGCAAGCGGGAGGCAGAGGAGCGCGAGGCGGCCGAGAGGGAGGCGCGGGAGAAGGGCCACCTGGAAGCCACAGAGCTGCTGATGAATCGGGCGTACCTGCAGGGCATGGCACCGCAGGGTTACCCCGACCTGGAGGAGCGAGGCGCCATCTTGAGGGACGGCGTGGAGGGCGTCATGAGAGAGCGGCAGGAGCAAGTCGAAGGGACGTACGCGAAGAGGGGCGGGCGGGATGATGAGGAGGAGTTTGAAGAGGAGGAGAGTGAGAACAAGAGCGTAGACACGGACCGGGACACACTGCGGAGCGAGGAGGAGAACGGAGATCACTCCATGGACGACAGTTCGGTAGATGGCAAGACGGAAACCAAATCGGATCACGAGGACAACATGGAAGATGGCATGTAA